From one Humulus lupulus chromosome 8, drHumLupu1.1, whole genome shotgun sequence genomic stretch:
- the LOC133795015 gene encoding auxin-responsive protein SAUR71-like encodes MGMRASKLGKLIGATGSLKRRRLRGSPIPLTPRGYVPICVGIEDELTKRFMVRTALFGDAHFSELLYRSAEEYGFSNDGVLRIPCGAKDFEDWITKHSSKSKLFRVKPI; translated from the coding sequence ATGGGAATGAGAGCAAGTAAGTTGGGAAAGTTGATTGGAGCTACAGGATCACTAAAACGACGTCGACTAAGAGGGTCTCCAATTCCATTGACACCAAGAGGTTATGTGCCGATTTGTGTTGGAATAGAAGATGAGTTAACTAAGCGATTTATGGTCCGAACGGCCTTGTTTGGCGATGCCCATTTCTCAGAGTTGCTCTATAGATCGGCTGAGGAATATGGCTTTTCTAATGATGGGGTTTTGAGGATCCCTTGTGGAGCAAAGGATTTTGAGGATTGGATTACCAAACACTCCTCTAAGTCCAAACTCTTCAGGGTTAAACCCATTTGA